The DNA segment GGCGCAGGCGTTCGGCGCTTGCCGTGCGCTGCCGTTGCTCCTTCTCGCTTTCCACCTGACGCACCTCGTCGGCCAGCAAGGTTTCCTTGAAGTGCTCGACGGTTGCTGCCAGCAGCCCCACCTCGTCCTGGCGATCGCGATGGGGGACCTCGAGATCGTGCCGCGACAGGCGATCGGCGACCTTCGCCAAGGCGGTGATCGGCCGCGAGACCGAACGGGCGGCGAAGATGCCGATCAGGGCCAGGGCGCCGGAGACGATGACGAGCAGGCTGACGGCCTTGTTGCGGAGACTGACCGCGGGGGCGAGCATCTCCGCCAGATCCTGTTCGGCGAGAACCTCCCAGGTGACGCCGGCGAAGGTAAAGGGGGCGAAGGCCGAAGCGACCGGCACGTCGCGATAGTCCAGGGCGTCCATGTACCCGGACCGTCCGGCGAGCGCGGCCTCGGCCGGGTCGGTCTCGACCTTGCGCTGCAGGATCGTCGTGGTCTCGCTGAAACGGGAATCGCTGCGCATCAGATAGTCTTGCCCGACGATGTAGGTCTCACCGGATCCACGAAGGCTTGGAAACCGGTCTGCGGAGTGCCCCGCGCGGCGCGGAAGCTGCGGCCCAGTCCGGTGTTGCGGTAGTCGCCCGTGACCAGGTTGGTCGCGTAGTCCGTGTCGGAGGTGTCGGACAGCCGGGTCTCGCGGCCGGGGCGGGTGTTGGCGCGGCTCTGCAAAGCGGGTAGCGTCGCGGCATCTTCGTCGCCTTCTGCGATCTTGCGAGTCCCATGCGTCTGTTGGCTTTTCTCGGCGGCCACGGCCCCAAGGTGCTGTTCCTCGGGGTCTTCATCGGCCTGGCCCTGCCCGATCTCGCGTCGCTGGCGCGCCCGCTGGTCGGCCCGGCCGTGGCGACCCTCCTGGTGCTGACGTTGCTGCGGGTGGAGTGGGGCCAGATGGTCGCCTATCTGCGCCGGCCCGGACTGCTGGCCTTGCTGGTGGTCTGGCTGATGCTGATCTCGCCGGTCGCGACCTGGAGTGTCCTGGCCGTGCTGCCGGGACCGCAGCCGCTGGAAATCGCCCTGGTTCTGATGGCGGCGGCACCGCCGATCCTGGGGGTCACGGCCATCGCGATCCTGTTGGGGTTGGATGGCGCTCTGGCGCTGGTCATGGGGCTGGCGGCGACGCTGCTGACGCCGATCACCGTGCCGCTGCTGTCGCTCTGGCTGCTCGGGCTGGAATTGGAGGTCAGCATCGCCGGCTTCATGCTGCGTCTGGCGCTGGTTGTGCTGGGGGCCTTCGCCCTTGCCTTCCTGCTGCGCCGGCTGGCGGGCGTCGGCTGGTTTCGCGCCCGTGCCGCCTCGCTCGACGGCCTGGTCGTGCTGGTCATGCTGGTCTTCGCCGTGGCGATCATGGACGGCGTGACGGCGACGATCTTCGCGCGGCCCGAGGTCGTGGCACTCTGGATTCTCGCCGCCTTCGTCGCGAATCCACTGTTGCAGATTGCCGCCGTACTCGCCTTCTGGTGGCAGGGGCCGCGCCGGGCCCTGACCATCGGCCTGATGTCTGGAAACTGTAACATGGGGCTGCTGCTGGCCGCGCTCCCGCCGCAGGCCGACTACGATGTGGTGCTGTTCTTCGCGCTGGCCCAGCTCCCCATGTATATGCTGCCCTTCGCCTTGACCCCACTCTATCGTCGGCTACTTCTTTCGGTTGAGGGCGAGCGCGACTGAACCCGGCATGGTCGGGGAGACGGGTCGCGATTTCGTTGGTAAAGCTGCAACACTCTGTGAAAGCTGACTCTTTTATCGGGCCGCGTTATAGTCTTTTGGCCTCAGGTGTGATAGCAGCAAGAGATCGCTTCTCAGGCGAGGGTTCGCACACGAACCACTTGTTAAGGGCCGGCGGCTAAGGTGACCGAAGGGCCGGTCGAGACGGCGGTTGTCGTAGAGTTGGTTACTGAGCCGTTACCGCGAATCCGCTTGCGCGGGCTCGTTTCGGGGGGCACCCCGGTCGGAAGTCCGGATCGGGAGTCGGGTCCCGGTTCGTTGGTCTGTTACATGGCAGAGTCTCCTGCTCGGAAGAGTCGCGAATCCTCGGACTCGGTCGGTCGCAGTCGGGACGTCTGATAGCTGGGATAAACGGGGCGCAATGGTGTATCGGGCTGTCTCGCGGACTTTGGGCCGCTTCATGAAACCTGTGTCGGGGCTTTTGATGTGCCTAGCCGTTCTCGGCGGCTGCGCATGGGCGCCGGGGCTGGAAAACACCAATGGCTACGCGCAGGCGCCGGCTCGGGATTTCCAGTTGGCTGCCAGGGCGGACGGCGAGTATTTCGCCAGCGATATCGCGGATGTGGCGGATGTCGGGACGGGCCAGTTCGTTTCGGCCGGCGATCCTCTGGAAGTGTTCAACCGCTTCATGTTCGCCATCAACGACACCCTCGACATTTTCGTGCTCAAGCCGATCGCGGTGACCTACCGCCGCTGGACGCCGGACCTGTTTCAGGAGGCCGTGAGCAACTTCGTCACCAACCTCAGCGAGCCGGTGACCTTCGCCAACGCCCTGTTCCAGGGGGACTGGGAGCATGCCGAAACCACCGGCAGCCGCTTCCTGGTCAACAGCGCGATCGGCTTCGGCCTGTTCGATCCGGCGACGGGACTGGGTCTGGAGCACCGCAACGAGGACTTCGGTCAGACCCTGGCGGTGCATGGCGTGCCGAGCGGCCCCTACCTGGTGCTGCCGCTGCTCGGACCTTCGACTTTCCGCGACGCGGGCGGCCGGGGCGTGGACTTCTTCCTCGATCCCTTCAACTACCTGGCGCGCGTGAACGACAAGGATACGCTTGCGCTGACGCGCACCGGGGCCGAGGCCGTGAGCTTCCGGGCCGCCAACATCGACACGCTCGATGAAGTGCGCCGCGATTCCATCGACTACTACTCGCGCATCCGCTCTCTCTGGCGGCAGCAGCGCGAGCGGCAGATTCGAAACGACGTGGGCGGGGTTGGGCCCGAGTTCAGCGGCGCCGAGCCCTCGACGGATCCGCGTCAGGTCAGCGTTCGTTAGACATTTTTCGCTAGTCTTAGAACGCTAAGAGTTTTCAGGGTTGAATAGAGAAGCGCGGCGAACGGCCCACCGGCCGCGAATGCGAGAAGGAGCGACATGACTGCAGTAATCAAGCGCGGACTGCGCCAGGCGGGATTGGCCGTTTTTGCAGCGGCCCTGATGCTTGCCGGACCCCTAGGGGCGCCGGCCTCGGCCCAGGCCGAGACGCCGACCGAGTTCCTGCAGGAGTTTTCCAATACGGCTCTGACGCAGCTGACCGGCGACGATCTGAGCCAGGCCGAGCGCGAGGCCCGTTTCGGAACGCTGCTGGAAGAGGGCTTCGACGTGCCGGCGGTCAGCCAGTTCATTCTGGCCCGTTTCTGGCGTTCGGCCTCCGAACAGGAGCGCGCCGACTTCATCGAGGTGTTCAAGGACTACCTGGCCCAGCGGTTCCTGCCGCTGTTCGGCGGTGCCAGGGACGCCGAGCTTCGGTTCGGCGGCTCTCAGCCCTTGCAGGGGCGCGACGATCTGTTCGAGGTGCCGGTGACCTTCAGCCCGCCCGGCGGTGGCGAGCCGGTGCGGACCATCTGGCGCGTGCGCGGGCAGAGCGCCGATTTCAAAATCCTGGATGTACGCGCCGAGGGTGTCAGCCTCGCGGTCACGCTGCGCGACGAGTACAGCTCGGTAATTCGCCAGCAAGGCAGCGTTACCGGTCTGGTGCAGGAACTGCGCCGCCTGATCGACAGCGGTCAGGTTCGCCCGGTCAACCAGCAAGGCTGAGGCGCGCGGCGAGAGCCGCCACAGGCCAGAGTTGTGCGAAAAGGGGCCTACGGCCCCTTTTTACCGTCTGCGGTCAGGTCTCAGGTCCGCGCCGGTTGTGTGCGAGCCGGCTGTCGGCGGCGGCCGCCGCGCTTCGACTTCGCGCGGCATGAAGGTGGTGCGGGAGGGGCGTCGGGAGGCGGCATCGCGTGAGCCTGCCGCCATCTTTCAGACGCTCCTCCTTCACTGGACGTTGCGCTGGGCGCGTCAGCGCGTCAGGGGCTTGTACTTGATGCGATGGGGTTCGACGGCGGCGTCGCCGAGCCGGCGCTTCTTGTCTTCCTCGTAGTCCTGGAAGTTGCCCTCGTACCAGACCGCCCGGCTGTCGCCCTCGAAGGCCAGGATGTGGGTCGCCACGCGATCGAGGAACCAGCGGTCGTGGCTGATCACCAGCACACAGCCGGCGAAGTCGAGCAGAGACTCCTCCAGGGCGCGCAGGGTGTCGACGTCCAGGTCGTTGGTCGGCTCGTCCAGCAGGATCACGTTGGCGCCGGACTTGAGCAGCTTGGCTAGATTGACGCGGTTGCGCTCGCCGCCCGAGAGCTGTCCGACC comes from the Algihabitans albus genome and includes:
- a CDS encoding MlaA family lipoprotein, whose translation is MCLAVLGGCAWAPGLENTNGYAQAPARDFQLAARADGEYFASDIADVADVGTGQFVSAGDPLEVFNRFMFAINDTLDIFVLKPIAVTYRRWTPDLFQEAVSNFVTNLSEPVTFANALFQGDWEHAETTGSRFLVNSAIGFGLFDPATGLGLEHRNEDFGQTLAVHGVPSGPYLVLPLLGPSTFRDAGGRGVDFFLDPFNYLARVNDKDTLALTRTGAEAVSFRAANIDTLDEVRRDSIDYYSRIRSLWRQQRERQIRNDVGGVGPEFSGAEPSTDPRQVSVR
- a CDS encoding MlaC/ttg2D family ABC transporter substrate-binding protein yields the protein MTAVIKRGLRQAGLAVFAAALMLAGPLGAPASAQAETPTEFLQEFSNTALTQLTGDDLSQAEREARFGTLLEEGFDVPAVSQFILARFWRSASEQERADFIEVFKDYLAQRFLPLFGGARDAELRFGGSQPLQGRDDLFEVPVTFSPPGGGEPVRTIWRVRGQSADFKILDVRAEGVSLAVTLRDEYSSVIRQQGSVTGLVQELRRLIDSGQVRPVNQQG